In a genomic window of Mucilaginibacter sp. KACC 22063:
- a CDS encoding cell division protein FtsQ/DivIB: protein MNRKKLWRNILIGAAWVISLSGVVVLMSFISFKKETMVCKDVKIYIPGSQYFIDKDEVDNILGLNSNNLIGRRIANINLNDLERKLKANPFIEYAKVYADMDGVIQVEISQRQPIMRVLNQFDQDFYIDEHGLKIPLSANFTARVLAANGYIEEPFGNRVDTLHTQLAREVFKTADFITHDSLWNAQIAQIYVNQQHEMELIPRVGNHRILLGNADSLQTKFSNLLAFYKQAIPRVGWDAYQVINIKYANQVIGVKKTTKADSAKVSSALKADSINKSIQDTSHTN from the coding sequence CCTTAGCGGTGTTGTGGTGTTAATGAGCTTTATCAGCTTTAAAAAGGAAACCATGGTATGTAAGGATGTAAAGATCTACATTCCGGGTAGCCAGTATTTTATAGATAAAGACGAGGTAGACAACATATTAGGGTTAAACAGCAATAACCTGATTGGGCGAAGAATTGCAAATATTAACCTTAACGACCTGGAAAGGAAACTGAAGGCTAACCCTTTTATAGAATATGCCAAAGTATATGCAGACATGGATGGTGTGATACAGGTAGAGATCAGCCAGCGGCAGCCGATTATGCGGGTGTTAAACCAGTTTGATCAGGACTTTTATATTGACGAACACGGTTTAAAGATACCGCTGTCTGCAAACTTTACCGCAAGGGTACTGGCCGCCAATGGGTATATTGAAGAGCCTTTTGGCAATAGGGTTGATACGCTGCATACGCAATTGGCAAGGGAAGTTTTTAAAACTGCTGATTTCATTACACATGACAGTTTGTGGAACGCACAGATTGCACAGATTTATGTTAATCAGCAGCACGAAATGGAGCTGATACCGCGTGTGGGCAACCACCGCATTTTATTAGGCAATGCAGATTCATTGCAAACCAAGTTCAGCAATTTGCTGGCATTTTATAAGCAGGCTATTCCGCGTGTGGGCTGGGATGCCTACCAGGTAATTAATATTAAATATGCCAACCAGGTAATTGGCGTAAAGAAAACAACTAAAGCGGATTCGGCAAAGGTGTCATCAGCACTAAAGGCCGATTCTATTAATAAAAGCATACAGGATACATCTCATACAAATTGA